The following are encoded in a window of Pectinophora gossypiella chromosome 8, ilPecGoss1.1, whole genome shotgun sequence genomic DNA:
- the LOC126368694 gene encoding ribonuclease Z, mitochondrial isoform X4: MPKANSARILENQRQRQHIAKKSEKYGPSCVYLQVLGSGARGAPNTLYLFTDQKRYLFNCGECTQRLAHEHKVKLSRLDHIFITSKTWKNIGGLPGLSLTLQDVGVPSITLHGPEGLDELYSATKRFVIMKDMNVTMAKCSPSEDFEDNVMSVKYVILGPNDEIFSKDLKPAAKRQKLADPIEKGFEEFFRDDTDYYKPELRNYDGSARRHVKPKPMPGRAASSMDNQDPMKRKTEKVLHDLQKKSHCTVSYICTLKKRLGTLDLAKCVELGVKPGPMLGQLKNGHDVVLPDGTLVLSKDVKTPDDPGPVFIVLDVPNISYLKESEFSAHFANGVNPPENIPTLIVHFSPPEVFHSESYKGFLALFGPTTRHLILNGQNSCLGSESAHRTQHKLHLLDPDIFPLLKDVSMPAVWNAHPPIPKTNSPIRLKGMEELKNKIALAQFQNIINMEGSPKGEHRPPSEEPKAELTELIAGRTLTMFHLRPKRQLDRTSEPKLHIQDYIQETMDVDGFVGSLEQFRRLVDSMRYTKRGSQQEYPKVVFLGTGSCIPSKTRNTSAIVIHVDENRSILLDCGEGTFGQLVRFYGPKKVNSFLRTLRAIYISHLHADHHIGLIGVLQARRQAYEEISHSDPPDPICLLAPGQIVSWLSLYDLQFERIRNEFTLIPNQNLLVDSTPELSPAILASLGLQQLHTCHVVHCPNAFGVALHISNYKITYSGDTLPCETLVKLGQDSTLLIHEATMEDELADEARMKMHSTTTQAIEIGRQMNAQYTVLTHFSQRYARLPRLNANILNDNDSVGIAFDNMQITMSDLDLLPHMYAPLQLMFAEHCVEMELKAAHRACQKLRAEARRSFPDIAGTSPSNTKQLQTTVSPTRKSKSPEPQTTSKIEIKTPEPETIKTDTAITQPMNTNEPTTDNETKPIDKPETSENVDVKMENVGER; the protein is encoded by the exons ATGCCGAAAGCAAATTCAGCCCGTATCTTGGAGAATCAACGTCAAAGACAGCATATTGCAAAGAAAAGTGAGAAGTATGGGCCCAGTTGTGTTTACCTGCAAGTCCTGGGCTCCGGAGCACGAGGAGCCCCAAACACTCTGTACTTATTCACTGACCAGAAAAG GTATCTATTCAACTGCGGGGAATGTACCCAGAGGCTTGCTCATGAGCACAAGGTTAAACTGTCCCGACTTGACCACATCTTCATAACCAGCAAGACTTGGAAGAACATTGGTGGACTCCCAGGGTTGTCACTGACACTGCAGGATGTTGGTGTGCCCAGCATCACACTGCATGGACCTGAAGGCTTG GATGAACTCTATAGTGCCACTAAGAGATTTGTAATAATGAAGGACATGAATGTAACCATGGCAAAGTGCAGTCCCTCTGAAGACTTTGAAGACAATGTTATGAGTGTTAAATATGTGATACT AGGACCCAATGACGAGATATTTTCAAAAGATCTAAAGCCAGCGGCAAAGAGACAGAAACTAGCAGATCCTATTGAGAAGGGATTCGAAGAATTCTTTCGAGATGACACAGACTACTACAAACCGGAGTTGCGTAATTATGATGGATCAGCTCGACGGCATGTGAAACCTAAACCAATGCCAGGCAGGGCTGCATCAAGTATGG ATAACCAGGATCCCATGAAAAGAAAGACTGAAAAGGTTTTACATGATCTACAGAAGAAATCGCATTGCACTGTGTCATACATCTGTACTCTTAAG AAACGCCTAGGAACTCTAGACCTGGCGAAATGCGTGGAACTGGGAGTGAAGCCAGGTCCGATGCTCGGGCAGCTGAAGAACGGCCACGACGTGGTGCTGCCGGACGGCACGCTCGTCTTGTCCAAGGACGTGAAGACGCCTGATGACCCTGGGCCTGTGTTTATAG TGCTAGACGTGCCGAATATATCGTACCTCAAGGAGAGTGAGTTCTCCGCTCACTTTGCGAATGGCGTTAACCCTCCAGAGAATATTCCCACTCTAATCGTACACTTCTCTCCGCCAGAAGTCTTCCATAGTGAATC GTACAAAGGTTTTCTAGCGCTGTTTGGGCCGACAACGCGCCATCTAATCCTCAACGGCCAGAACTCCTGCCTAGGTTCGGAATCCGCGCACCGTACGCAACACAAGTTGCACCTGCTAGACCCTGACATATTCCCACTGCTCAAGGACGTTAGTATGCCCGCTGTGTGGAACGCCCATCCCCCTATACCAAAGACCAACAGTCCTATCAGACTGAAAGGGATGGAAGAATTAAAGAATAAG ATTGCACTCGCGCAGTTCCAGAACATAATAAACATGGAGGGGTCACCGAAAGGGGAACATCGGCCTCCTAGCGAGGAACCGAAGGCCGAGCTGACGGAACTCATCGCTGGACGGACACTCACAATGTTCCACTTGAGACCTAAGAGGCAGCTCGACAG AACATCAGAACCAAAGCTCCACATACAAGACTACATCCAAGAGACCATGGATGTGGACGGCTTCGTGGGTTCCTTAGAACAGTTCCGCCGCCTGGTCGACAGCATGCGATACACTAAGCGAGGCTCCCAGCAGGAGTATCCCAAGGTGGTGTTCCTCGGGACCGGTTCCTGTATACCCAGCAAGACTAGAAATACTAGTGCTATCGTGATTCATGTTGA TGAGAACCGCTCAATATTGCTGGATTGCGGTGAAGGCACCTTCGGCCAACTAGTCCGTTTTTACGGGCCGAAGAAAGTCAACTCATTCCTGAGGACGCTCAGGGCCATCTACATCTCACATCTGCATGCTGATCATCATATTG GTCTAATCGGCGTGCTGCAAGCGAGACGGCAGGCGTATGAGGAGATCAGCCACAGCGACCCTCCCGACCCGATATGCCTGCTGGCCCCCGGACAGATCGTGTCCTGGCTCTCTCTGTATGACCTGCAGTTTGAGAGGATCCGCAATGAGTTTACTCTCATACCTAATCAGAATCTG CTAGTAGACAGTACACCAGAGCTGTCCCCCGCGATCCTGGCCAGCCTAGGGCTACAGCAGCTGCACACATGCCACGTGGTGCACTGCCCCAACGCCTTCGGAGTGGCGCTCCATATCAGCAACTACAAGATCACATACTCCGGTGACACCTTGCCCTGCGAGACGCTTGTTAAACTAG GCCAAGACTCGACTCTGCTGATCCACGAAGCGACTATGGAAGACGAGTTGGCAGATGAGGCTCGTATGAAGATGCACTCGACAACAACTCAGGCCATAGAGATAGGACGGCAAATGAACGCTCAGTACACGGTGTTAACCCACTTCAGTCAGCGGTACGCGCGGCTGCCGCGACTTAATGCGAACATACTCAACGATAACGATAGCGTTGGCATCGCCTTCGATAATATGCAG ATAACAATGAGCGACCTGGACCTCCTCCCACACATGTATGCGCCGCTCCAACTGATGTTCGCGGAACATTGCGTCGAGATGGAACTGAAGGCGGCGCACCGGGCCTGCCAGAAACTACGCGCTGAAGCGCGCCGCTCCTTCCCCGACATCGCCGGTACTTCACCTTCTAACACAAAGCAACTACAGACAACTGTCAGCCCTACCCGAAAGAGCAAATCTCCTGAACCACAGACAACTTCTAAGATAGAAATAAAAACACCCGAACCAGAGACAATCAAAACAGATACTGCAATAACTCAACCAATGAACACAAATGAACCAACCACAGACAACGAAACAAAACCCATAGACAAACCAGAGACAAGTGAAAATGTAGACGTTAAGATGGAAAATGTTGGAGAGCGgtag